One uncultured Hyphomonas sp. genomic region harbors:
- a CDS encoding CAP domain-containing protein: protein MRALFLASGFLIAALPAAACNMDVHHRGVTVADYVETVQPCLRAWPSGFTADASMEMDFFTRVNEERTARGLKPLRYRPELLDAARFQSLDMAYNKFFGHESPDGRHHDARVAAFDRSALVEYSAENVAMVEVIGGRWNLNRNAVERLHGNLMNSPGHRANILNPDITDVAMGVVRTDSGVWVTQVFVELSGALPAPLPVRMRPGQRLNMTPTLSGWSFQHFDAKLPDNRYTVINGSIPKALSGDIELTAYGKMRGEKPGMYYIIRLPGPAVTVGR from the coding sequence ATGCGTGCGCTGTTTCTTGCTTCCGGTTTCCTGATTGCGGCCCTGCCGGCTGCGGCGTGCAACATGGATGTGCACCATCGCGGCGTGACCGTGGCGGACTATGTCGAGACGGTCCAGCCCTGCCTGCGCGCCTGGCCTTCGGGTTTTACCGCCGATGCGTCGATGGAGATGGATTTCTTCACCCGGGTGAATGAAGAGCGCACGGCCCGCGGGCTGAAACCGCTGCGCTACCGGCCGGAATTGCTGGACGCGGCACGGTTCCAGAGTCTCGACATGGCCTACAACAAGTTCTTCGGGCATGAGAGCCCTGACGGGCGCCACCATGATGCGCGCGTCGCCGCTTTCGACCGCAGCGCGCTGGTCGAATACAGCGCCGAGAATGTCGCCATGGTGGAAGTCATCGGCGGGCGGTGGAATTTGAATCGCAATGCCGTTGAGCGCCTGCATGGCAATCTGATGAACAGCCCCGGCCATCGCGCGAACATTCTCAATCCGGACATTACCGATGTTGCGATGGGGGTGGTGCGGACGGACTCCGGCGTGTGGGTGACGCAGGTTTTCGTCGAACTGTCGGGCGCGCTCCCGGCGCCGCTTCCGGTGCGCATGCGGCCCGGCCAGCGGCTGAACATGACGCCGACCTTGAGCGGGTGGAGCTTCCAGCATTTCGACGCCAAGCTTCCCGATAATCGCTACACGGTCATTAATGGATCGATCCCGAAAGCGCTCTCGGGCGATATAGAGCTGACCGCTTATGGCAAGATGCGCGGCGAGAAGCCGGGCATGTACTATATCATCCGCCTGCCGGGCCCGGCCGTGACGGTGGGGCGCTAG
- the udk gene encoding uridine kinase: MTKRKSFLIAMSGGSGSGKSTLAEALLDHLPDGQAVMFGEDAYYHPMSFYGDPANEEERNALIATINYDAPASKEVDHLVKDLRALKAGQGIDQPIYDYDRHDRSTKTRRIEPAPVLILEGIHALSMPKIRSLIDLSVYVDTPDDLRLARRIRRDVVERGRDVESVLQQYLGTVRAAHYRWTHPAKFEADLVIADEGLPAYGNVRPTGEALERMLAPVLARLQTAGVI, from the coding sequence ATGACCAAGCGCAAATCCTTCCTCATCGCGATGTCCGGCGGGTCCGGATCCGGCAAGTCCACACTGGCTGAGGCGCTGCTCGATCATTTGCCGGATGGCCAGGCCGTGATGTTCGGCGAAGATGCCTATTACCACCCGATGAGTTTTTACGGTGACCCGGCCAATGAGGAAGAGCGAAACGCCCTGATCGCGACGATCAACTATGACGCACCCGCCTCCAAGGAGGTCGACCATCTGGTGAAAGACCTGCGCGCGTTGAAGGCAGGGCAGGGGATCGACCAGCCGATCTATGATTATGACCGCCACGACCGCAGCACGAAGACACGCCGGATCGAGCCTGCGCCGGTGCTGATCCTGGAAGGCATCCATGCCCTGTCCATGCCCAAGATCCGGTCCCTGATCGACCTGTCGGTCTATGTCGACACGCCGGACGATCTGCGCCTCGCGCGCCGGATCCGCCGGGACGTGGTGGAGCGCGGGCGAGATGTGGAAAGCGTGCTGCAGCAGTATCTGGGCACGGTGCGGGCGGCGCATTATCGGTGGACCCATCCGGCGAAGTTCGAGGCAGATCTCGTGATCGCCGATGAAGGCCTGCCGGCCTATGGCAATGTACGGCCGACGGGCGAAGCGCTGGAGCGGATGCTCGCGCCTGTGCTGGCGCGCCTGCAGACGGCGGGCGTAATCTAG
- a CDS encoding pyridoxal-dependent decarboxylase, translating to MTDPLDRARFHAAQWLDNLSTCPAGAQASAAELRAALDGPLPETGREAAAIIDDLAARATPGLNANASGRFFAWVMAGSLPSATAADWLVSAWDQNVGLFSVAPAAAMIEEITGEWLKDLFDLPREASFAFTTGCQMAHVTALAAARHRVLANAGWNVEEDGLFGAPAIRVLTSRNRHGSVDSAIRYLGIGQSNIVDVDTGPMGDMQLDDLEQKLSHYDGPIILCLNAADLNVGTFDDFAALIPVAQAAGAWVHVDGAFGLFARVSEQLRPLTEGIELADSWATDGHKWLNVPYDCGIAFVQDADAHRAAMALGAAYLSPSREARDPNDWNLELSRRARAIPVYAALQELGRKGVADLVDRCCRHCRALVSGIASLPGARALNDPVLNQGLVRFERDGATKEENDAFTNEIIARVNASGEAFFSPTTWNGQRAMRISVVSWRTNEEDVARTIAAVKQVLSDAGA from the coding sequence ATGACTGACCCGCTCGATCGCGCCCGGTTCCACGCGGCACAATGGTTGGACAATCTCTCCACCTGCCCCGCCGGGGCACAGGCGAGCGCGGCTGAGCTACGCGCGGCCCTAGACGGCCCCCTTCCGGAAACCGGCCGTGAAGCTGCCGCCATCATCGACGATCTGGCCGCCCGGGCCACGCCGGGTCTTAACGCGAATGCCAGCGGGCGCTTCTTCGCCTGGGTCATGGCCGGATCCCTGCCCTCTGCCACGGCCGCGGACTGGCTGGTCTCAGCCTGGGACCAGAATGTCGGCCTGTTTTCCGTCGCCCCGGCCGCCGCGATGATCGAGGAGATCACGGGCGAATGGCTGAAGGATCTGTTCGACCTGCCGCGTGAGGCGTCTTTCGCCTTCACGACGGGATGCCAGATGGCCCATGTCACGGCGCTCGCCGCTGCGCGTCACCGCGTGCTGGCCAATGCCGGCTGGAATGTGGAGGAAGACGGCCTCTTCGGCGCGCCTGCGATCCGCGTGCTGACCAGCCGCAACCGGCATGGCTCCGTCGATTCCGCCATCCGCTATCTCGGCATCGGCCAGTCAAACATTGTCGACGTGGACACTGGCCCGATGGGCGACATGCAGCTGGACGATCTGGAACAAAAACTCTCCCATTATGACGGGCCGATCATCCTCTGCCTGAATGCGGCGGATTTGAATGTCGGCACGTTCGACGATTTCGCCGCGCTGATCCCGGTGGCGCAGGCTGCGGGCGCCTGGGTGCATGTCGATGGCGCCTTCGGCCTGTTTGCACGGGTCAGCGAGCAGCTTCGCCCGCTGACCGAAGGGATCGAACTTGCCGACAGCTGGGCGACCGACGGCCATAAATGGCTGAACGTGCCTTATGATTGCGGCATTGCCTTCGTGCAGGATGCAGACGCCCACCGCGCAGCCATGGCGCTCGGCGCGGCCTATCTCTCCCCCAGCCGGGAAGCGCGCGACCCGAATGACTGGAACCTCGAACTCTCCCGCCGTGCCCGGGCAATCCCCGTCTATGCGGCACTGCAGGAACTGGGACGCAAGGGCGTGGCAGACCTGGTCGATCGCTGCTGCCGCCATTGCCGGGCGCTCGTCTCCGGCATCGCCTCTTTGCCCGGCGCGCGAGCACTCAACGATCCGGTCCTCAATCAGGGCCTCGTCCGCTTCGAACGGGACGGTGCTACCAAGGAAGAGAATGACGCCTTCACCAACGAGATCATCGCCCGCGTCAACGCCAGCGGCGAAGCCTTCTTCTCCCCCACCACCTGGAACGGCCAGCGCGCCATGCGCATCAGCGTCGTCAGCTGGCGGACAAATGAGGAAGATGTCGCGCGAACGATTGCGGCGGTGAAACAGGTTCTGTCAGATGCCGGCGCTTAG
- a CDS encoding SRPBCC domain-containing protein, whose protein sequence is MPACNTHEASRIVFAPEETVYGAMTDLDQIRVWLLPDGEDICIDTFDLRPGGRFRVSFGRGGDCPVQAINGRFIDIVRDQQIVQALELESPLRGFTGTMRLIWSLEDVPEGTCLRLTACDTPPGLDAEWLIGQFEATLDRLGLLIERMPSASIIYSEAGAQPC, encoded by the coding sequence ATGCCTGCCTGCAACACTCATGAAGCCTCCCGTATTGTCTTTGCCCCTGAAGAGACGGTCTATGGCGCGATGACAGACCTTGACCAGATCAGGGTCTGGCTGTTGCCGGACGGCGAAGACATCTGCATCGATACGTTCGATTTGCGGCCCGGCGGGCGCTTTCGCGTCAGTTTCGGCCGCGGGGGAGACTGCCCCGTTCAGGCCATCAATGGCCGGTTCATCGATATTGTCCGTGACCAGCAGATTGTGCAGGCCCTGGAGCTCGAATCGCCGTTGCGCGGCTTTACCGGCACAATGCGCCTCATCTGGAGCCTGGAAGATGTGCCTGAAGGCACCTGCCTGCGTCTTACGGCTTGCGACACGCCACCCGGCCTCGACGCCGAATGGCTGATCGGCCAGTTCGAAGCGACACTTGACCGGCTGGGGTTGCTGATCGAGCGCATGCCCAGCGCCAGCATCATCTATTCCGAAGCCGGCGCGCAGCCTTGCTAA